Proteins from a single region of Nocardiopsis dassonvillei subsp. dassonvillei DSM 43111:
- a CDS encoding DUF6177 family protein, translating to MSRTLVALLEHPPGIPGLTHALAAAGPSLRVRLAADGALVQLRDEAGHLVAAVHAAQRLAVSAEAERLLDTALPDTLPAQPWWVDARTTEAGLAEPTTRQAMRRFADTLVEWYGGLVWQPEQHLPRFDGLPVRDTGHPVVAALTEEAAVVVEDRPVVPVSVWLADALAVHARQGRALQLVTPPGSRLTEPLATLLTAPLARWAVADGNGFRDGFSGRPLHWDERYGLTADPPSTPVADSPLRTEPAPEETDHQLQVTLKADHPADPNLVLGQTVELLTEALAGAAPSLFGPTEPATLAWDTDALTGLCRNRSPRPSSLVFAGPPPSVRPKGVRAFCGTLRVRRTREGVRETVTLTVSHPPGDEPDLSSLVPTVRELTEWGVLHVMEVRRRRGRADLARGPYRAGGLTPVGLALGVETVASLGVDRALDAPVRAVPVGPPMTPAVWYDLTGGGDHDGGGWAGFGALLAHVNPDRDAGQQSPGQGEEADTDTVPVVSFRMPATAD from the coding sequence GTGAGCCGCACCCTGGTCGCCCTCCTGGAGCACCCCCCGGGCATCCCTGGGCTGACGCACGCCCTTGCCGCGGCGGGGCCGTCACTGCGCGTGCGCCTGGCCGCCGACGGCGCGCTCGTCCAGCTACGCGACGAAGCGGGACATCTGGTCGCGGCGGTGCACGCCGCTCAGCGGCTCGCGGTGTCGGCCGAGGCCGAACGGCTCCTGGACACCGCGCTCCCCGACACCCTCCCCGCGCAGCCCTGGTGGGTGGATGCCCGTACCACCGAGGCGGGTCTGGCCGAACCGACCACCCGGCAGGCGATGCGCCGCTTCGCCGACACCCTGGTCGAGTGGTACGGCGGGCTGGTGTGGCAGCCGGAGCAACACCTGCCGCGGTTCGACGGGCTGCCCGTCCGGGACACCGGGCATCCGGTGGTCGCCGCGCTCACCGAGGAGGCCGCCGTGGTGGTCGAGGACCGGCCCGTCGTTCCGGTCTCGGTGTGGCTGGCCGACGCCCTGGCCGTGCACGCGCGCCAAGGCCGCGCCCTTCAGCTGGTCACGCCTCCGGGTTCGCGCCTCACCGAACCGCTGGCGACCCTGCTGACCGCGCCCTTGGCCCGCTGGGCGGTAGCCGACGGCAATGGGTTCCGCGACGGATTCTCCGGCCGCCCGCTGCACTGGGACGAGCGCTACGGTCTGACCGCCGACCCGCCCAGCACCCCGGTGGCCGACTCCCCGCTGCGAACCGAACCGGCCCCGGAGGAGACCGACCACCAACTCCAGGTCACCCTCAAGGCCGACCACCCGGCCGATCCGAACCTGGTCCTGGGCCAGACGGTGGAGCTGCTCACCGAGGCCCTGGCCGGGGCCGCTCCCTCCCTGTTCGGTCCCACCGAACCCGCCACCCTGGCCTGGGACACCGACGCCCTCACGGGTCTGTGCCGGAACCGGTCTCCCCGTCCCTCGTCGCTGGTGTTCGCCGGACCGCCCCCTTCGGTGCGTCCCAAGGGCGTACGCGCCTTCTGCGGCACTCTGCGGGTGCGCAGGACTCGGGAGGGCGTCCGTGAGACCGTCACACTCACGGTGAGCCACCCACCGGGGGACGAACCGGATCTGTCCTCCCTGGTACCGACCGTGCGGGAGCTGACCGAGTGGGGCGTACTGCACGTGATGGAGGTGCGCCGCCGCCGAGGCCGCGCGGACCTGGCCCGGGGCCCCTACCGGGCGGGCGGGCTGACACCGGTGGGCCTGGCCCTGGGGGTGGAGACCGTCGCTTCCCTGGGAGTCGACCGCGCCCTGGACGCACCCGTGCGCGCCGTCCCGGTCGGTCCGCCGATGACTCCGGCCGTCTGGTACGACCTCACCGGTGGCGGTGACCACGACGGCGGGGGCTGGGCTGGCTTCGGCGCACTCCTGGCCCATGTGAACCCCGACAGGGACGCCGGACAACAGTCACCGGGACAGGGCGAGGAAGCGGACACGGACACCGTCCCGGTGGTCAGCTTCCGGATGCCCGCGACCGCTGATTGA
- a CDS encoding DUF5710 domain-containing protein, with translation MPAERIWLDVPYVEKDLAKAEGARWDPGARRWYAPRPGIAGLERWSARPDVPVLLPGEDRSLGSGLFVDLVPTTCWFTNVRSCVSQQDWERLRRMVVDRAGLVCEICGATTDREAQRWLEVHERWVFDERSRTQTLRRLICVCTPCHTVTHFGLAQVKGIADQAMAHLIEVTGASAGAAQRHVQEAFALWERRSQVVWELDLSMLTGVGVTVQPPPDALRRAEEARARLQRQGPPW, from the coding sequence GTGCCTGCCGAGCGGATCTGGCTCGACGTCCCGTACGTGGAGAAGGACCTGGCGAAGGCGGAGGGAGCGCGTTGGGATCCCGGCGCACGCCGGTGGTACGCGCCCCGGCCGGGTATCGCCGGGTTGGAGCGCTGGTCGGCTCGCCCAGACGTTCCCGTCCTGTTGCCAGGGGAGGACCGCTCACTCGGCTCGGGACTGTTCGTCGACCTGGTTCCCACCACCTGCTGGTTCACGAACGTGCGCTCGTGCGTGTCGCAGCAGGACTGGGAGCGGTTGCGCCGCATGGTGGTGGACCGTGCGGGGCTGGTGTGCGAGATCTGCGGGGCGACCACCGACCGTGAGGCGCAGCGCTGGCTGGAGGTTCACGAGAGGTGGGTCTTCGACGAGCGGTCCAGGACTCAGACGCTGCGCCGCCTGATCTGTGTCTGCACACCCTGCCACACCGTCACCCACTTCGGCCTCGCACAGGTGAAGGGGATCGCCGACCAGGCGATGGCGCACCTGATCGAGGTGACAGGTGCTTCCGCCGGGGCGGCCCAGCGCCATGTCCAGGAGGCGTTCGCACTCTGGGAACGCCGCTCACAGGTGGTGTGGGAACTGGATCTGAGCATGCTGACGGGGGTGGGGGTCACCGTCCAGCCTCCGCCCGACGCACTGCGCCGTGCGGAGGAGGCCCGGGCCCGACTCCAGCGTCAAGGGCCACCGTGGTGA
- a CDS encoding DUF6879 family protein, translating into MLDTIAALPGDRLTLDEYSEDFDVRFGSLRNTDVWKLERQQEFDQPEEESWLAFADGRRDEALRMMEEERASLRTEFDRLAGLGCRIRRVRVVEKPIPLYLLWELHSLRIRAQCGEDIRVISAKPVAPFERERPVPELLTLGDAATYRIRYDDRGILDGAVRYTDPDVTARCRSEIAALHKTAEAMEEFFIREVGGAEVACV; encoded by the coding sequence ATGCTTGACACCATCGCCGCCCTTCCCGGTGACCGCCTCACTCTCGACGAGTACTCCGAGGACTTCGACGTCCGTTTCGGCTCACTCCGGAACACCGACGTCTGGAAGCTCGAACGGCAGCAGGAGTTCGACCAACCGGAGGAGGAGAGTTGGCTGGCGTTCGCCGATGGCAGGAGGGATGAGGCCCTGCGCATGATGGAGGAGGAACGCGCTTCCCTACGCACGGAATTCGACCGTCTCGCCGGACTGGGGTGCCGAATCCGCAGGGTACGAGTCGTGGAGAAGCCGATCCCCCTCTACCTTCTCTGGGAACTGCACTCCCTGCGGATCCGCGCCCAGTGCGGCGAGGACATCCGTGTCATCTCCGCCAAGCCGGTCGCACCGTTCGAACGGGAGCGTCCGGTCCCGGAGCTCCTCACCCTCGGCGACGCCGCGACCTACAGGATCCGCTACGACGACAGGGGGATTCTCGACGGAGCCGTCAGGTACACCGACCCGGACGTCACCGCACGGTGCCGTTCCGAGATCGCGGCCCTGCACAAGACCGCCGAGGCTATGGAGGAGTTCTTCATCCGCGAGGTGGGTGGGGCGGAAGTCGCCTGTGTCTGA
- a CDS encoding ATP-binding protein: protein MSDVSGRAVQARDVRGGVHFHGHEPAPSRAPVPRQLPADVRGFVNRVGELAVLSTHLHRTGEEAHGYAESTLHVIAGTAGVGKTALALHWAHLAREHFPDGQLYVDLHGYGPGLPIAPEQVLDRFLRAFGVSADSIPADLDSRSALYRSLLADRRVLVLLDNASTTAQVRPLLPGSSGCVVLVTSRDRLSGLVARNGARRLTVHTLASDEAVELLEHVTGHHRPKDDPREVTELARLCGRLPLALRIAAERAASRPYMPLDDLIQDLRDESALWDALATDDAEEADAVRSVFAWSYRALPEEAARLFRLLGLHPGQDFDAGAAAVLAELPVRRVRRTLDALVGAHLLEQTGTDRYRFHDLLRSYATDQVRHEEEGEARERALRRLLTWYLCVADAAAAAVGSHLRHIGPPEEEAGELREFADSAEAVRWFELENRNLTAAVETAVPAGMDSIAWRLASALRHFHTFHSFDSTWLTTARLGLKAARREGRTSTEADLEESLGMACVQANRPEEGLVHHQRALGLRRDADDGFGVAMSLNAIGLARLRTHGLGEAREHFERSLELVGRAGERLWEGIVLGNLAQCVLELGEPEEATVLGERAIGIHRETGDRMSEFACLASLSAAWRELGRTDRGLSCVRRALEVARELDDVVLEGFAYLELGRDQARLGDLEEALLSFHEAAGLHRRTADHVREAEAFEGVGGVYTALERHEEAAKFYRQAVSTYRRYRDRWKLAVCLDRLASALAASGEAETARGHWREALQALEGFADPRAARLREEVAARVRGTDS from the coding sequence ATGTCCGACGTCTCCGGCCGTGCGGTGCAGGCGCGGGACGTCCGGGGCGGCGTTCACTTCCACGGGCACGAGCCCGCTCCCTCCCGTGCTCCGGTGCCCCGGCAGCTCCCCGCGGACGTGCGCGGGTTCGTCAACCGCGTCGGTGAACTGGCGGTGCTCAGCACACACCTGCACCGCACCGGCGAGGAAGCGCACGGGTACGCGGAGTCCACGCTCCACGTCATCGCCGGTACGGCCGGGGTGGGCAAGACGGCTCTGGCCCTGCACTGGGCGCACCTGGCCCGGGAGCACTTTCCCGACGGACAGCTCTACGTTGACCTGCACGGTTACGGTCCCGGGCTCCCCATAGCCCCGGAACAGGTGCTCGACAGGTTCCTACGGGCGTTCGGGGTGTCGGCTGACTCGATACCCGCCGACCTCGACAGTCGGTCCGCCCTCTACCGTTCCCTCCTGGCGGACCGGCGTGTCCTGGTCCTCCTCGACAACGCGTCGACCACCGCGCAGGTGCGCCCCCTGCTTCCCGGCTCCTCGGGCTGCGTGGTCCTGGTCACCAGCAGGGACCGACTGTCCGGCCTGGTCGCCAGGAACGGAGCGCGGCGTCTGACCGTGCACACCCTGGCTTCCGACGAGGCTGTGGAACTCCTGGAGCACGTCACCGGCCACCATCGGCCCAAGGACGACCCACGGGAGGTGACCGAGTTGGCCCGGCTGTGCGGGCGGCTCCCCCTTGCCCTGCGCATCGCCGCCGAGCGTGCGGCCAGCCGTCCGTACATGCCGCTGGACGACCTCATCCAGGACCTGCGCGACGAGTCGGCTCTCTGGGACGCGCTGGCCACCGACGACGCGGAGGAGGCCGACGCGGTCCGCTCCGTCTTCGCCTGGTCCTACCGGGCTCTGCCCGAGGAGGCCGCGCGTCTGTTCCGGCTGCTCGGCCTGCATCCCGGCCAGGACTTCGACGCGGGCGCCGCGGCGGTCCTGGCCGAGCTCCCGGTCCGCCGTGTCCGGCGCACCCTGGACGCCCTCGTGGGCGCCCACCTTCTGGAGCAGACCGGCACCGACCGCTACCGCTTCCACGACCTGCTCCGCTCCTACGCCACCGACCAGGTACGCCACGAAGAGGAGGGGGAGGCCCGAGAGCGTGCGCTGCGACGACTCCTGACCTGGTACCTGTGTGTGGCGGACGCCGCGGCCGCAGCCGTGGGCTCCCACCTGAGGCACATCGGACCGCCCGAGGAGGAGGCCGGGGAACTCCGTGAGTTCGCGGACAGCGCGGAGGCGGTCAGGTGGTTCGAGCTGGAGAACAGGAACCTGACCGCCGCCGTCGAGACGGCCGTCCCCGCGGGCATGGACAGCATCGCATGGCGGCTCGCCTCCGCCCTGAGGCATTTCCACACCTTCCACTCCTTCGACTCCACATGGCTCACGACCGCCCGCCTCGGGCTGAAGGCGGCACGGCGGGAGGGCCGTACCTCGACCGAGGCGGACCTGGAGGAGAGCCTGGGTATGGCTTGTGTACAGGCCAACCGCCCCGAGGAGGGCCTGGTCCACCACCAGCGTGCGCTCGGACTGAGGCGGGACGCGGACGACGGGTTCGGTGTCGCCATGTCGCTGAACGCCATCGGTTTGGCCCGCCTTCGCACACACGGGCTCGGTGAGGCCCGTGAGCACTTCGAGCGCTCCCTCGAACTGGTGGGGCGTGCCGGTGAGCGCCTGTGGGAGGGGATCGTCCTCGGCAACCTCGCCCAGTGCGTGCTCGAACTGGGTGAACCGGAGGAGGCCACGGTCCTGGGTGAACGGGCCATCGGCATCCACCGGGAGACCGGCGACCGGATGAGCGAGTTCGCCTGCCTGGCCTCTCTGAGCGCGGCCTGGCGGGAGTTGGGCCGCACCGACCGCGGACTGTCCTGTGTGCGGCGGGCACTGGAGGTCGCCCGCGAACTCGACGACGTCGTCCTGGAGGGGTTCGCGTATCTAGAGCTCGGCAGGGACCAAGCTCGGCTCGGGGACTTGGAAGAGGCCCTGCTCTCGTTCCATGAGGCGGCGGGCCTGCACCGCCGAACGGCCGACCACGTGCGCGAGGCCGAAGCCTTCGAGGGGGTGGGCGGGGTGTACACGGCTCTCGAACGCCACGAGGAGGCTGCGAAGTTCTACCGGCAGGCGGTCAGCACGTACCGCAGGTACCGGGACCGGTGGAAGCTGGCGGTCTGTCTGGACCGGCTGGCCTCCGCGCTGGCCGCCTCCGGGGAGGCCGAGACGGCCAGGGGGCACTGGCGCGAGGCACTGCAGGCCCTGGAGGGGTTCGCCGACCCCAGGGCCGCGCGCCTGCGCGAGGAGGTCGCCGCCCGGGTGCGGGGCACGGACTCCTGA
- a CDS encoding hemerythrin domain-containing protein, translated as MAAETQKPDLIEVIISDHRQVERIFTELEGPLSPEARKQLTEHVITELVRHSVAEEQHMYPAARRVLDDGDRIADHELQEHAEAEQVMKDLEGLDADDPEFQRLLNTLISDIRHHVEEEEKDLLPRLRAACTPEELRELGAKVVKAKEAAPTRPHPGAPDTPPANRILDPGAGLIDRMRDALSNRNS; from the coding sequence ATGGCCGCGGAAACCCAGAAACCCGACCTCATCGAGGTCATCATCTCCGACCACCGCCAGGTCGAGCGGATATTCACAGAGCTGGAGGGTCCGCTTTCGCCCGAGGCGCGCAAACAGCTCACAGAACACGTGATCACCGAGCTGGTACGGCATTCGGTCGCCGAGGAGCAGCACATGTACCCGGCGGCGCGCCGGGTGCTGGACGACGGCGACCGGATCGCCGACCACGAGCTCCAGGAGCACGCCGAGGCCGAGCAGGTGATGAAGGACCTGGAGGGACTGGACGCCGACGACCCCGAGTTCCAGAGGCTGCTGAACACGCTGATCTCGGACATCCGCCACCACGTCGAGGAGGAGGAGAAGGACCTGCTGCCGCGCCTGCGCGCCGCGTGCACGCCGGAGGAGCTGCGGGAACTGGGCGCCAAGGTGGTCAAGGCCAAGGAGGCGGCGCCCACGCGCCCCCACCCCGGCGCGCCCGACACCCCGCCCGCCAACAGGATCCTGGACCCGGGCGCGGGGCTCATCGACCGGATGCGCGACGCGCTCTCGAACCGCAACTCCTGA
- a CDS encoding HelD family protein: MGSNARQRIIEQEQTAVDRAHRCLERQRGQTTRLATADAAASAKDSVAQHEEYARWVAQYELGGQQLVVQRVDLQEESGDETFYVGRRSVRDEDGNVFVVKWSSPAAVRWRRERGTEKGAVTLRRRLRCHGERVVDYHDELVRKADEPSSEQASPAQVAVAIRARKEQEAGTAQDPFLLRELDRSRDGLMRDIVETIHRDQLDLVCHDRPGALVVQGGPGTGKTAIGLHRVTWLLDNDHFTPGQILVVGPSQYFLDYVSEVLPSLGTRGVTSLRVDDLCPGRSGGHDTAEQHRIKSDARMAGVLRQAVRQTVRAGAWSKFLDGDQLRIRVDESPLAVAEADIERIFDEVLESDAPLNTRRQRFTDLLVDRMLDQVSYRHRRQGQALRRRITSSLAGPVNATWPRISENRLYRRLLGDAQVLGQASEGVLTAEEQSALYRLTAAQTGQESWTSADLLCLEELRILLTGDTPDRYRHIVVDEAQNLTPMQLRALARRCPSGSLTILGDLAQSTGTHSHTDWAALTDHLELPDGWELQELTLGYRIPSQVMHTAVPAAVAASELTTFPETLREPRDGELTMARLAPEDLIDGVRERATELLAKGGERSVAVIADDASPHLKSITDALATGPAPAEGTVRALAASDVSGLEFDHVILVEPRQISDAGPGGHGRLYVALTRCTQTLTVLHTGSLPDTLVDPFAPVTDHERTCTRHHADGQRCRNRTSSPDGWCRQPGCGGYRTRRARRPEGQQTVLGSPAGLDTGARLEPSVRAATITVSAAARARFAVRHRATAREAEVEIRAMLGDFLTEGRQARRTDGYWHLERDGYRLVLDRSAASVVDYQTVHAERSWAQHRAGIDSRISQRTRHNDTTTRHRDTATERIEEQPMSAPTPPVPPQPGPQDPTAAEHLRLFLAGTAQREEARDQSVYGFLRHSLIADLYRAGSRPDDQENGDVLCHLSGLSVLYRVLPEEDTGYERLRREALELLEARWARGAEADRVCLVLPAPPEEDWSAPALLGALGVSVIWREADTWRGENAALIAGERTHADRA; the protein is encoded by the coding sequence ATGGGGAGCAACGCCCGCCAACGGATCATCGAGCAGGAACAGACCGCTGTGGATCGGGCCCACCGATGTCTGGAACGGCAGCGCGGCCAGACCACACGGCTGGCCACCGCCGACGCCGCCGCCAGCGCCAAGGACAGCGTGGCCCAGCACGAGGAGTACGCACGCTGGGTCGCGCAGTACGAACTCGGCGGACAGCAGCTCGTCGTCCAACGTGTGGATCTTCAGGAGGAGAGCGGCGACGAGACCTTCTACGTGGGCCGCAGAAGTGTCCGGGATGAGGACGGGAACGTCTTCGTCGTCAAGTGGTCCAGCCCGGCGGCGGTCCGCTGGCGCCGTGAGCGGGGAACCGAGAAGGGCGCCGTGACGCTTCGCCGACGCCTGCGCTGCCACGGCGAACGCGTGGTGGACTACCACGACGAACTCGTCCGCAAGGCCGACGAGCCTTCCTCGGAGCAGGCTTCCCCGGCCCAGGTGGCGGTCGCTATCCGGGCCCGGAAGGAGCAGGAGGCGGGCACGGCACAGGACCCGTTCCTCCTCCGGGAACTGGACCGCTCCCGCGACGGTCTCATGCGCGACATCGTCGAGACGATCCACCGCGACCAGCTCGACCTGGTCTGCCACGACCGGCCCGGGGCGCTGGTGGTCCAGGGCGGTCCGGGGACCGGCAAGACCGCGATCGGCCTGCACCGTGTCACCTGGCTGCTGGACAACGACCACTTCACCCCGGGCCAGATCCTCGTCGTCGGCCCCAGCCAGTACTTCCTCGACTACGTCAGCGAGGTGCTGCCCTCACTGGGCACACGCGGCGTGACCTCACTGCGCGTCGACGACCTGTGCCCGGGGCGAAGCGGAGGCCACGACACCGCCGAGCAGCACCGGATCAAGTCCGATGCCCGGATGGCCGGGGTCCTGCGCCAGGCGGTCCGCCAGACGGTACGCGCGGGGGCCTGGTCGAAGTTCCTCGACGGCGATCAGCTCAGAATCCGGGTCGACGAGAGCCCCTTGGCCGTGGCCGAGGCCGACATCGAGCGGATCTTCGACGAGGTGCTGGAGTCGGACGCACCCCTCAACACCCGCCGCCAGCGCTTCACCGACCTGCTCGTGGACCGCATGCTCGACCAGGTCTCCTACCGGCACCGCCGCCAGGGACAGGCGCTGCGCCGTCGCATCACGTCCTCCCTGGCCGGACCCGTCAACGCCACCTGGCCCCGGATCTCCGAGAACCGCCTCTACCGCAGGCTGCTCGGCGACGCCCAGGTCCTGGGACAGGCCTCCGAGGGCGTCCTCACCGCCGAGGAGCAGTCCGCCCTGTACCGGCTCACGGCCGCCCAGACCGGGCAGGAGTCCTGGACCAGCGCCGACCTGCTCTGTCTGGAGGAACTGCGGATCCTCCTCACCGGAGACACCCCCGACCGCTACCGGCACATCGTGGTGGACGAGGCACAGAACCTCACCCCCATGCAGCTGCGTGCCCTGGCCCGCCGCTGCCCGAGCGGTTCCCTCACCATCCTGGGCGACCTCGCCCAGTCCACGGGCACGCACAGCCACACCGACTGGGCGGCCCTGACCGACCACCTGGAACTGCCCGACGGCTGGGAACTACAGGAACTCACCCTCGGATACCGCATCCCCAGCCAGGTGATGCACACGGCCGTCCCCGCCGCCGTGGCCGCCTCCGAACTGACCACCTTCCCCGAAACGCTCCGCGAGCCCCGGGACGGGGAGCTGACCATGGCCCGTCTCGCCCCCGAGGACCTGATCGATGGTGTCCGTGAGCGCGCGACCGAACTGCTGGCCAAGGGAGGCGAGCGCTCCGTGGCGGTCATCGCCGACGACGCCTCCCCGCACCTGAAGTCGATCACGGACGCCTTGGCGACCGGCCCCGCACCCGCCGAGGGCACCGTCCGAGCCCTGGCGGCCTCCGACGTCAGCGGCCTGGAGTTCGACCACGTCATCCTGGTGGAGCCGCGCCAGATCTCCGACGCCGGCCCCGGAGGCCACGGACGGCTCTACGTCGCTCTGACCCGGTGCACCCAGACCCTGACCGTCCTGCACACCGGATCTCTGCCCGACACCCTCGTCGACCCGTTCGCCCCCGTGACAGACCACGAGAGAACCTGCACCCGCCACCACGCCGACGGTCAGCGGTGCCGCAACCGCACGAGTTCCCCGGACGGCTGGTGCCGGCAGCCCGGATGCGGCGGTTACCGCACCAGGCGGGCCCGGCGCCCGGAGGGCCAGCAGACCGTGCTGGGTTCGCCCGCCGGGCTGGACACCGGAGCCCGGTTGGAGCCCTCCGTGCGGGCTGCCACGATCACCGTCAGCGCCGCGGCGCGCGCCCGCTTCGCGGTCCGCCACAGGGCCACGGCCAGGGAGGCCGAGGTCGAGATCCGGGCCATGCTCGGCGACTTCCTGACCGAGGGCCGACAGGCCCGGCGCACGGACGGGTACTGGCACCTGGAGCGCGACGGCTACCGGTTGGTCCTGGACCGGTCCGCCGCGTCGGTGGTCGACTACCAGACCGTGCACGCCGAACGCAGCTGGGCCCAGCACAGGGCGGGGATCGACTCCCGGATCTCCCAGCGCACAAGGCACAACGACACCACCACAAGGCACCGTGACACCGCGACCGAGCGGATCGAGGAGCAGCCGATGAGCGCGCCCACACCACCGGTTCCGCCGCAGCCCGGGCCCCAGGACCCCACCGCGGCCGAGCACCTGCGCCTCTTCCTGGCCGGAACCGCACAGCGGGAGGAGGCCCGGGACCAGAGCGTGTACGGCTTCCTGCGCCACAGCCTCATCGCCGACCTGTACCGGGCGGGGAGCCGACCGGACGACCAAGAGAACGGCGACGTACTCTGCCATCTCTCCGGCCTGTCCGTGCTGTACCGCGTTCTGCCCGAGGAGGACACGGGTTACGAAAGGCTGCGCCGCGAGGCCCTGGAGTTGCTGGAGGCGCGCTGGGCCCGGGGAGCGGAAGCCGACCGGGTGTGCCTCGTCCTCCCCGCTCCTCCTGAGGAGGACTGGTCGGCCCCGGCGCTGCTCGGCGCCCTGGGGGTGTCGGTGATCTGGCGGGAGGCGGACACGTGGCGCGGCGAGAACGCGGCCCTGATCGCCGGGGAGCGCACGCACGCCGACCGGGCCTGA